The following proteins come from a genomic window of Macaca thibetana thibetana isolate TM-01 chromosome 15, ASM2454274v1, whole genome shotgun sequence:
- the LOC126937286 gene encoding LOW QUALITY PROTEIN: melanoma inhibitory activity protein 2-like (The sequence of the model RefSeq protein was modified relative to this genomic sequence to represent the inferred CDS: inserted 2 bases in 2 codons; substituted 2 bases at 2 genomic stop codons), producing the protein MEEPGATPQSYLGLVLEELGRVVTALPESVGPDCNPYGFPWELLICAAVVGFFAVLFFFFFFFFFFWWRSFRSVRSWLYVGREKKLAVMLSGLIEEKCKLLEKCSLVRKEYEGYEVESSLKDASFEEAAEAQSLEATCEKLNRSNSELEGEILHLERGXEKSKHSEQGELMVDISKRIRSLKDESKSLKSQVAEAKMNFTIFQMNEEXLKIAVKDALNENSQLXENQKQLLQEAEAWKEQVSELNKQKITFEDSKVHTEQVLNDKENHIKTXERLLKMKDQAAMLGEDIAEDDNLELEMSSESENGAYLVNPPKGALKKLIHAAKLNASLKTLEGERNQIYSQLSEVDKTKEELTEHIKNLQTEQASLQSENTHFESENQKLQQKPKVMIELYQENEMKLHRKLAVEENYRLEKEEKLSKVHEKISHATEELDLCKPRAVLKSWIYRKQAKDLEEELERTIHSYQGWIISHNQKTHNNWLAAWTAERNLNDLRKENAHNRQKLTETEFKFELLEKDSYALDVPITAFGREHSPYGPSTLGRPSFKTRVFLYSPTLLEGPLRLSSLLPGGGGRGSRGPGNPPDHQIINERRESRCDRLTNRHRASFYTGSLSPPWEQDRGMMSPPPGQSYPDSAIPPQRQDRFYSNSGTLSGPAELTSFNMTSLDEMNGSMLSEMESSRNYTKDDLGNLNVSDSSLPAENEATGPCFFPPPLAPIRGPLFPGNTRGPFMRRGPRLPPPPPGIMFGASRDYFPPRDFPGPPHAPFAMRNIYTEGFSSLPPPKTWILPLTPTF; encoded by the exons ATGGAGGAGCCTGGGGCTACCCCTCAGTCGTATTTGGGGCTGGTCCTGGAGGAGCTAGGCAGGGTTGTGACAGCACTGCCCGAAAGTGTGGGACCAGACTGTAATCCTTATGGTTTTCCATGGGAGTTGTTGATATGTGCAGCTGTTGTTGGATTTTttgctgttctctttttttttttttttttttttttttttttttggtggagaagTTTTAGATCGGTTAGGAGTTGGCTTTatgtgggaagagagaaaaagcttGCTGTAATGCTTTCTGGactaattgaagaaaaatgtaaactacTTGAAAAATGTAGCCTTGTTCGAAAAGAGTATGAAGGCTATGAAGTAGAGTCATCTTTAAAGGATGCCAGTTTTGAGGAGGCAGCAGAAGCACAAAGTTTGGAGGCAACCTGTGAAAAGCTAAACAGGTCCAATTCCGAACTTGAGGGTGAAATACTCCATCTAGAAAGAG AAGAGAAATCTAAACATTCTGAACAAGGTGAATTGATGGTGGATATTTCCAAAAGGATACGGTCTCTAAAAGATGAGTCAAAATCCCTCAAATCACAAGTAGCTGAAGCCAAAATGAACTTCACcatatttcaaatgaatgaagaatgactGAAGATAGCAGTAAAAGATGCTTTGAATGAAAATTCTCAACTTTAGGAAAACCAGAAACAGCTTTTGCAAGAAGCTGAGGCATGGAAAGAGCAAGTGAGTGAacttaataaacagaaaataacatttgaagaCTCCAAAGTACACACAGAACAAGTtctaaatgataaagaaaatcacATCAAGA CTGAACGCTTGCTAAAGATGAAAGATCAGGCTGCTATGCTTGGAGAAGACATAGCAGAAGATGATAACTTGGAATTAGAAATGAGCAGTGAATCGGAAAATGGTGCTTACTTAGTTAATCCTCCAAAAGGAGCTTTGAAGAAACTGATTCATGCTGCTAAGTTAAATGCTTCTTTAAAAACcttagaaggagaaagaaaccaAATTTATAGTCAGTTATCTGAAGTTGATAAAACAAAGGAAGAGCTTACAGAGCATATTAAAAATCTTCAGACTGAACAAGCATCTTTGCAGTCAGAAAACACACATTTTGAAAGTGAGAATCAGAAGCTTCAACAAAAACCTAAAGTAATGATTGAAttatatcaagaaaatgaaatgaaactccACAGGAAATTAGCAGTAGAGGAAAATTACCGgttagagaaggaagagaaactttCTAAAGTGCATGAAAAGATCAGCCATGCCACTGAAGAGCTGGATCTATGTAAGCCAAGAGCTGTTCTGAAAAGCTGGATCTATAGAAAGCAAGCCAAGGATCTTGAAGAAGAATTGGAGAGAACTATTCATTCTTATCAAGGATGGATTATTTCCCACAATCAAAAAA cacataataATTGGTTGGCAGCTTGGACTGCTGAAAGAAACCTCaatgatttaaggaaagaaaatgctcacaacagacaaaaattaactgaaacaGAGTTTAAATTTGAACTTTTAGAAAAAGATTCTTATGCCCTTGATGTTCCAATTACAGCATTTGGCAGAGAGCATTCCCCATATGGTCCCTCAACATTGGGTCGGCCTTCATTCAAAACAAGAGTTTTTCTCTATTCTCCAACCTTGTTGGAGGGTCCACTCAGACTCTCATCTTTGCTTccagggggaggaggaagaggctcaAGAGGTCCAGGGAATCCTCCGGACCATCAGATTATCAATGAAAGAAGAGAATCAAGATGTGATAGGTTAACCAATCGTCATAGGGCTTCTTTTTACACTGGGTCCCTGTCACCTCCATGGGAACAGGACCGTGGGATGATGTCTCCTCCACCAGGACAATCATATCCTGATTCAGCTATTCCTCCTCAAAGGCAAGAcagattttattctaattctgGCACACTGTCTGGACCAGCGGAACTCACAAGTTTTAATATGACTTCTTTGGATGAAATGAATGGGTCAATGCTTTCAGAAATGGAATCCAGTAGAAATTATACAAAAGATGACCTTGGTAATTTAAATGTGTCTGATTCATCTCTCCCTGCTGAAAATGAAGCAACTGGCCCTTGCTTTTTTCCTCCACCTCTTGCTCCAATCAGAGGTCCGTTGTTTCCAGGGAATACAAGGGGCCCATTCATGAGAAGAGGACCTCGTCtccccccacctcctccaggaatcATGTTTGGAGCTTCTCGAGATTATTTTCCACCAAGGGATTTCCCAGGTCCACCACATGCTCCATTTGCAATGAGAAATATCTACACCGAGGGGTTTTCCTCCTTACCTCCCCCCAAGACCTGGATTTTGCCCCTAACCCCCACATTCTGA